A single Arachidicoccus sp. BS20 DNA region contains:
- a CDS encoding RNA polymerase sigma-70 factor: MHNYHSYSDEELLHLVCESDESAFREIFERYWKKLYAMAYNRLQSKHGAEDVVQDVLSTLWTRREKLEIKSLNHYLSSAVRYSIFHAMRKQLKEDELTKALHINGNTFTTIDESLKYQLIEEAVRKEIDRLPDKCKLVFQYSRELGMSNREIAEELQLSSKTVEAHITRAIRQLRSALKSSLSSFFSLFF, translated from the coding sequence GTGCATAATTATCATTCTTATTCAGATGAAGAGTTGCTTCACTTAGTATGTGAGAGCGACGAATCTGCATTCAGAGAAATTTTCGAGAGGTATTGGAAAAAGCTTTATGCAATGGCGTACAACCGCCTGCAATCCAAACATGGTGCGGAAGATGTAGTGCAGGATGTGTTGAGTACATTGTGGACGCGGAGGGAAAAACTGGAAATAAAATCCCTGAATCATTATCTGTCATCTGCTGTTCGGTATAGTATTTTTCATGCAATGAGAAAACAACTGAAAGAAGATGAACTAACGAAAGCGCTCCATATAAATGGCAATACTTTTACCACCATCGACGAAAGTCTGAAGTATCAACTTATAGAAGAAGCTGTTCGGAAAGAAATTGACCGACTGCCCGATAAATGCAAACTCGTTTTCCAATACAGCAGAGAGTTGGGCATGAGTAACCGCGAAATTGCTGAAGAACTTCAATTATCATCCAAAACTGTTGAAGCGCACATTACGCGTGCCATCAGGCAATTGCGTTCTGCGTTAAAAAGTTCATTATCTTCTTTCTTTTCCTTATTTTTTTAA
- a CDS encoding FecR family protein — MENSLLKELLEKYLTGVANEDEARQLTEWYQSFNDENIIVPAQFEDEENNIYERLKARMDATLNSSLKTETVRMPFLFRYKNVAAAAIIIVLLGSGFWWWSRSNISSPKQTGTIVQNMIQPGRNGAILTLADGTQVVLDSSNNGQIGVQGSSKIVKQGNIVTYTNANAVVGNAVQYNTMSTPRGREFQIVLPDGTKAWLNAASSIKYPTAFNDSARLVSITGEVYFEVAHQLGKTGKRVPFVVQTDRMSVKVLGTHFDVNAYPDEQNYKATLFEGSVEVYGNDEYNAVKIVPGQQAQMQESNAQPKVSEADLDKAMAWRNGMFQFDDDKLDNILKQVARWYDVDVDCAADKRQLRFNGVISRRADVADILHLLSVTGVVNFKVNGRKIYAY; from the coding sequence ATGGAAAATTCATTGCTAAAAGAGTTATTAGAAAAATACTTAACTGGTGTTGCCAACGAAGACGAAGCGAGGCAATTGACGGAGTGGTACCAATCTTTTAACGATGAAAATATAATTGTTCCCGCTCAGTTTGAAGATGAAGAGAACAATATTTACGAAAGGCTGAAAGCGCGCATGGATGCGACACTGAACAGTTCATTGAAAACGGAAACGGTACGTATGCCTTTTTTATTTCGTTATAAGAATGTTGCAGCTGCGGCAATTATTATTGTGTTATTGGGCAGCGGTTTTTGGTGGTGGAGCCGCAGTAATATTTCTTCGCCGAAACAAACGGGAACGATTGTACAAAATATGATACAGCCGGGGCGTAACGGTGCAATATTAACGCTGGCAGATGGAACTCAGGTGGTTTTGGACAGTTCTAATAACGGGCAAATAGGCGTACAGGGCAGCAGCAAAATTGTGAAGCAGGGAAATATTGTAACATACACAAATGCGAATGCTGTTGTAGGCAATGCTGTGCAATACAATACAATGAGTACGCCGCGCGGCAGGGAATTTCAGATTGTATTACCCGATGGAACAAAGGCATGGCTGAATGCCGCGTCATCCATAAAATACCCGACAGCGTTTAACGATTCTGCAAGGCTCGTTTCCATTACCGGAGAAGTATATTTTGAAGTGGCACATCAATTGGGTAAGACAGGAAAGAGGGTGCCTTTTGTGGTGCAGACAGACCGTATGTCGGTAAAAGTTTTAGGAACGCACTTCGATGTAAATGCTTATCCCGATGAGCAAAATTATAAAGCAACTTTGTTTGAAGGTAGCGTTGAAGTTTATGGAAATGATGAATACAATGCCGTAAAAATAGTTCCGGGACAACAAGCACAAATGCAGGAAAGCAATGCACAACCGAAAGTATCGGAGGCTGATTTGGATAAAGCAATGGCTTGGAGAAACGGTATGTTTCAGTTTGATGATGACAAGCTGGACAATATTCTGAAACAGGTTGCGCGTTGGTACGATGTGGACGTGGATTGTGCGGCAGACAAGCGACAACTTCGGTTTAACGGTGTTATTTCAAGACGCGCCGATGTTGCAGATATTTTACATTTATTGTCGGTAACGGGCGTAGTGAATTTTAAAGTAAACGGCAGAAAAATATATGCTTATTAA
- a CDS encoding SusC/RagA family TonB-linked outer membrane protein, with product MSSESKTKQSKLKLKNTMKVGTLFLIIVMLSFRLCGQTVSIKEKGMSLPNLFKEIRRQTGFEFLYNSEMIEKLPAVDVNVKDANIPQTLDNCFKTLPLTYSIIDDKTIIVRRKKNIPALPADTVKQPMKKIVQGTVIDETGVPIQGASVQVKGVARGVFTDNKENFSLDITNVPADSLIISYVGFQRKSIAAIPGHADVTLQLVEKEMSDIVVSTGYQEINKDSYTGTAVSVSGAELKKVNPQSILQSLQTFDPSFKIVENNLAGSNPNTLPNINVRGSTALPSGSTDAISRNTLSGTVNMPTFILDGYEVDVQKIFDLDINRVKSVTLLKDAAATAVYGSRAANGVVVIVTNPPKEGKLQVSYNYELNVTTPDISAYHELDATQKLQYEKLAGLYSTDNNPALSQDQLDDIYYHKLNLVLSGVNTDWLVQPVRTTYGQKHSLYIEGGSSTFRYGLAARYQTDPGVMKGSTRDRYSTDLDLSYNIGNKFLFKNTVSITQMKSKESPYGDFSDYVKMNPYYPMTDSAGKIVQVVDSWTDRSGTGGGIVTTPVLNPLYNATLGSFNKSDYLQLIDALSADWTITRGLRLRGLISINQTRSTSDNFQSPFANAFYFYGTDQLNQRGSYDYSDNVETVVDGSLTLNYNKRLGHHFINLVAGSNIHTDKGDYKAFSAVGFTNDKFSNIGFANSYAPGSTPYGYVSQQRLAGAFTSLNYSYDDIYLLDFTFREDGSSDFGSNKRVAPFNAVGIGWNIHNEPFMKGSVFSRLKIRASTGLTGSVSFSPYMAQTTYSYYTSNWYATGAGAIVNNYGNNNLEWQQTRDNDLGMEIGFMHDRLLIMPRYYYKYTKGLIADVTLPPSTGFTSYKDNIGNMRNTGWELNFQYGVISNKNFNLNLTANLVHNKNVIVKISDALKAYNNRADDAQSDPENVGAPLLHYQEGQSLNTIYAVKSLGIDPENGREIYVKKDGTLTYDWSANDIVPVGNADPKVEGYFGSSIRYKQFNMTFNFYTRWGGKMYNQTLVDRVENADPRYNEDIRALDDKWKQPGDHTFYKSISDLGQTQVSSRFVQSDAVLQLSSLYLSYDVKKSFYSKLGMESLRFAFTTNDVFRLSSIRMERGIDYPYAHSFTFSLTANF from the coding sequence ATGAGTTCGGAATCTAAAACAAAACAATCCAAACTAAAATTAAAAAACACAATGAAGGTTGGAACGCTATTTTTAATCATCGTAATGTTAAGTTTTCGCTTGTGCGGACAAACGGTTTCTATCAAAGAGAAAGGAATGTCTTTGCCGAATTTGTTTAAAGAAATAAGAAGGCAAACAGGCTTTGAGTTTTTGTATAACAGCGAAATGATTGAGAAGCTGCCTGCGGTAGATGTGAATGTTAAAGATGCGAATATACCGCAAACGCTGGACAATTGTTTTAAAACATTGCCATTGACCTATTCTATTATTGACGACAAAACTATTATCGTAAGAAGAAAGAAAAATATTCCGGCGCTTCCTGCCGATACGGTCAAGCAACCTATGAAAAAGATTGTCCAGGGAACGGTCATCGATGAAACGGGCGTTCCCATACAAGGCGCGAGCGTACAGGTAAAAGGTGTTGCCCGCGGCGTTTTCACGGATAATAAAGAGAATTTTTCACTTGATATTACGAACGTACCGGCAGATTCATTGATTATAAGTTACGTTGGTTTTCAACGTAAATCTATTGCGGCAATACCCGGACATGCGGATGTTACGTTGCAACTGGTGGAAAAAGAAATGAGCGACATAGTTGTTTCAACAGGTTATCAGGAAATCAATAAAGATAGCTATACGGGCACGGCGGTTTCGGTTTCCGGCGCGGAACTTAAAAAAGTAAATCCTCAAAGCATTTTACAAAGCTTGCAAACATTTGACCCTTCTTTCAAAATTGTAGAAAATAATCTTGCAGGTTCAAATCCCAATACGCTTCCCAATATCAACGTTCGCGGCTCTACGGCTTTGCCAAGCGGTAGTACAGATGCCATCAGTCGCAATACGCTTTCGGGAACAGTCAATATGCCTACATTTATTCTGGATGGTTATGAAGTAGATGTACAAAAAATATTTGACCTTGATATTAACCGTGTCAAATCCGTAACCTTACTGAAAGATGCTGCAGCTACGGCTGTATATGGTTCGCGTGCTGCTAACGGCGTTGTGGTCATTGTTACCAATCCGCCTAAAGAAGGAAAGTTGCAGGTTTCATATAACTATGAGCTAAATGTAACTACACCGGATATATCGGCATATCATGAGTTGGACGCGACACAAAAACTGCAATACGAAAAGCTCGCAGGCTTGTACAGCACCGATAATAATCCGGCATTGTCGCAAGACCAGTTAGACGATATTTATTATCACAAATTAAATCTTGTGCTTAGCGGCGTTAATACCGACTGGCTTGTACAACCTGTACGCACTACCTACGGACAAAAGCATTCGCTATACATTGAAGGCGGTTCATCAACATTCAGATATGGACTGGCAGCACGTTATCAGACAGATCCCGGCGTAATGAAAGGTTCCACGCGAGACAGGTACAGCACCGATCTTGACCTTTCGTACAATATCGGCAATAAATTTCTTTTCAAAAATACGGTAAGCATTACCCAAATGAAAAGCAAAGAATCGCCGTATGGAGATTTTTCCGACTATGTAAAAATGAATCCATATTATCCAATGACAGATTCCGCAGGAAAAATCGTTCAGGTGGTTGATAGCTGGACAGACCGTTCCGGAACAGGCGGCGGAATTGTTACAACTCCGGTGTTGAACCCTTTGTATAATGCCACGCTCGGCAGCTTCAACAAATCGGATTATCTGCAATTGATTGATGCGCTTTCGGCAGACTGGACTATTACTCGCGGGCTGCGCTTGAGAGGTCTCATCAGTATAAACCAGACAAGAAGCACGAGTGATAATTTTCAATCGCCGTTTGCCAATGCTTTTTATTTTTATGGTACTGACCAACTAAATCAGCGCGGCAGTTACGATTACAGCGATAATGTTGAAACTGTTGTGGATGGTAGCCTTACGCTGAATTACAACAAAAGGCTTGGACATCATTTTATCAATCTGGTTGCAGGCTCTAACATTCATACCGATAAGGGAGATTACAAAGCATTTTCGGCGGTCGGCTTTACCAACGATAAATTTTCCAACATCGGTTTTGCAAATAGCTATGCGCCGGGCTCGACACCTTATGGTTATGTGTCGCAGCAACGGCTTGCGGGCGCATTTACTTCGCTGAACTATTCTTATGACGATATATATCTGCTGGATTTTACTTTCCGCGAAGATGGTTCGTCTGACTTTGGTTCAAACAAAAGAGTTGCTCCATTTAATGCTGTAGGTATCGGCTGGAATATTCATAACGAGCCGTTTATGAAAGGCTCTGTTTTCAGCCGTCTTAAAATACGTGCAAGTACAGGTCTTACCGGTTCGGTTTCCTTTTCTCCTTATATGGCACAAACGACTTATAGCTACTATACCAGCAACTGGTATGCAACCGGTGCCGGCGCCATCGTAAACAATTACGGCAATAACAATCTCGAATGGCAACAAACCCGCGATAATGACTTGGGAATGGAAATAGGATTTATGCATGATAGGCTTTTGATTATGCCGAGATATTATTACAAATACACAAAAGGATTAATTGCAGACGTAACGCTGCCGCCATCAACAGGCTTCACTTCGTATAAAGATAATATCGGAAATATGCGCAACACAGGCTGGGAACTGAATTTCCAGTACGGCGTCATCAGCAACAAAAATTTTAACCTGAACCTCACGGCAAATCTTGTACACAACAAAAACGTGATTGTAAAAATATCCGATGCGCTCAAGGCTTATAACAATCGTGCGGACGATGCACAGTCAGACCCGGAAAATGTGGGAGCGCCTTTATTGCACTATCAGGAAGGACAATCGCTCAATACAATTTATGCTGTTAAGTCGTTGGGTATCGACCCGGAAAACGGCAGGGAAATTTATGTAAAAAAAGACGGAACGCTTACTTACGACTGGAGTGCAAATGATATCGTGCCCGTAGGCAATGCCGACCCGAAAGTAGAAGGTTATTTCGGCTCCAGCATTCGTTATAAGCAATTCAATATGACATTCAATTTTTATACGCGCTGGGGAGGCAAAATGTACAATCAAACTTTGGTTGACAGGGTCGAAAATGCCGACCCGCGTTACAATGAAGACATACGTGCGCTGGACGATAAATGGAAACAACCCGGTGATCATACTTTTTATAAAAGCATTTCTGACCTCGGGCAAACGCAGGTATCGTCACGCTTTGTGCAGAGCGATGCGGTGCTGCAATTATCATCGCTGTATCTTTCTTACGATGTAAAAAAATCGTTTTATTCAAAGCTGGGAATGGAAAGCCTGCGGTTTGCTTTTACAACCAACGATGTGTTTCGCCTGTCTTCGATCCGTATGGAGCGGGGTATCGATTATCCGTATGCGCATAGTTTCACTTTTTCTTTGACGGCTAATTTTTAA
- a CDS encoding RagB/SusD family nutrient uptake outer membrane protein — translation MKKYLIILTGLLALSSCNKWLNITPQSQVSSDDLYKTQEGFEEALNGVYTRCSQDDLYGNELSTGFLDVLAQDFTISTQNDAYGYLQTQKFNYTDANFISRKDNTWNGLYNAIVNANLILENIDQKKSVFSNPDEYAMIKGEALALRAYLHFDVFRMFGSSFSSTGAPEGIPYVTTYSNKVTKTSSPQDVMKAIITDLDSAKMLLKPVDPIVKGTYVIDYPGSDSSTENSNPSLFLQDRRNRLNYYAVCGELARAYLYEGDKSNALANALEVIQSNKFPWTKSADLINSDPSLQDKIMYKEILFGWYCPWESQSLLNRFLSGGGGVFASQDDMQYIYETNGIGGEDNRAKAWFQTGLDQNMIFEKYARNQAKGTSDDNSVNLYPQTIPALRLSEMYYIAAECSYDSSPQQALEYFDDVRENRGIGTPLSVSSKSQFTGELIKEARKEFYGEGQIFYMYKRLNQSIVGHSGSLISPSDKIFVLPLPNDEVEFGNR, via the coding sequence ATGAAAAAATACTTAATCATATTAACCGGTTTGTTAGCGCTCAGCTCCTGCAACAAATGGCTGAATATAACGCCGCAATCGCAAGTCTCGTCCGACGACCTCTACAAAACGCAGGAAGGTTTTGAAGAAGCATTGAACGGCGTATACACTCGTTGTTCACAAGACGATTTGTATGGTAATGAACTCTCAACAGGTTTCCTGGACGTATTGGCGCAGGACTTTACCATATCAACTCAGAACGATGCCTATGGCTATCTGCAAACGCAAAAGTTCAATTATACCGATGCCAACTTTATCAGCCGTAAAGACAATACATGGAATGGATTGTACAATGCCATTGTGAATGCGAACCTTATTCTTGAGAACATCGACCAAAAGAAAAGTGTTTTTTCCAATCCCGATGAATATGCTATGATAAAAGGCGAAGCGCTGGCGTTGCGCGCTTATCTGCATTTTGATGTTTTCAGAATGTTCGGCTCATCGTTCAGCAGTACAGGCGCACCGGAAGGTATTCCTTATGTAACTACTTATTCCAACAAGGTAACCAAAACCTCTTCTCCGCAAGATGTAATGAAGGCGATAATTACAGACCTCGACTCGGCGAAAATGTTATTAAAACCTGTTGATCCTATTGTGAAAGGGACATATGTAATTGATTATCCGGGAAGTGATTCATCAACTGAAAATTCAAACCCTTCATTGTTTTTACAAGACAGAAGAAACAGGCTGAATTATTACGCTGTTTGCGGCGAGCTGGCAAGAGCATATTTGTACGAAGGCGATAAAAGCAATGCGCTTGCGAATGCTTTGGAAGTTATTCAGTCAAACAAGTTTCCCTGGACAAAATCTGCAGATTTGATTAACTCCGACCCAAGCCTGCAAGATAAAATCATGTACAAAGAAATTCTCTTCGGCTGGTATTGTCCGTGGGAATCGCAAAGCCTGCTGAATCGTTTCCTCTCGGGTGGTGGCGGTGTATTTGCTTCTCAGGACGATATGCAATATATCTATGAAACAAATGGCATAGGCGGCGAAGATAATCGAGCTAAAGCGTGGTTCCAGACAGGCTTGGACCAGAATATGATATTTGAAAAATATGCAAGAAACCAGGCGAAAGGAACAAGCGACGATAATAGCGTTAACCTTTATCCGCAAACAATTCCCGCGTTGCGCCTCAGCGAAATGTACTATATCGCGGCAGAATGCTCTTACGACAGCAGTCCACAACAGGCATTGGAATATTTTGACGATGTGCGTGAAAACAGAGGTATTGGAACTCCTCTGAGTGTTTCTTCCAAATCGCAGTTTACCGGCGAATTGATTAAAGAAGCGCGCAAGGAATTTTACGGCGAAGGACAAATATTTTATATGTACAAGCGTCTCAACCAAAGTATTGTAGGACATAGCGGCTCACTTATTTCGCCAAGCGATAAAATTTTCGTATTGCCTTTGCCAAACGATGAAGTGGAATTTGGAAACCGGTAA
- a CDS encoding DUF4843 domain-containing protein codes for MKRFLIYSLLITISAAYFTSCKRDELELYNSPDNVYFDFTDAQRDSLLYTFAFEPSREADTIYLPVKLSGLRENRDRKFIIKIDPNPDSTTAVANKHYKPLDSVYTLAANTGETDVPLIIYNTDTALQSKSVQIRFRLYPTSDLDTALPKLIKGRLVFSSKLEEPDWWTMWMGDYFSQIKFQLFIIVTGQTSMTTDGLDAPKNLYFVSVLTSFLNDPDAWISKNSDKGYVLKKQNDNIYYFYNTDNPEKKILYRYDAQAGRYFFIDENGLEVN; via the coding sequence ATGAAGCGATTTTTGATTTATTCTCTTTTAATAACAATATCCGCGGCATACTTTACATCCTGTAAGCGCGATGAATTAGAATTGTACAACAGTCCCGATAATGTGTACTTCGATTTTACCGATGCACAGCGCGACAGCCTGCTATATACTTTTGCCTTTGAGCCTTCGCGCGAGGCAGATACTATTTATCTTCCCGTAAAACTTTCCGGGTTGAGAGAGAACAGAGATAGAAAATTTATTATCAAAATAGACCCGAATCCCGATTCTACTACGGCTGTTGCAAACAAACATTATAAGCCGCTTGACAGCGTGTACACGCTTGCAGCCAATACCGGTGAAACGGATGTGCCATTGATAATTTATAATACCGATACGGCTTTGCAATCCAAATCTGTCCAGATAAGGTTCAGGCTTTATCCTACATCTGATTTGGACACGGCTTTACCAAAATTGATAAAAGGACGGCTTGTATTTTCCAGCAAGCTCGAAGAGCCCGATTGGTGGACAATGTGGATGGGCGATTATTTTTCGCAGATAAAATTCCAGCTTTTCATCATTGTTACCGGACAAACTTCCATGACGACAGACGGACTGGATGCACCTAAAAATTTATATTTCGTCAGTGTGCTCACGAGCTTTCTCAATGATCCCGATGCATGGATAAGCAAAAATTCCGATAAAGGTTATGTATTGAAAAAACAGAATGACAATATTTATTATTTCTACAATACCGATAATCCGGAAAAGAAAATCTTATACCGATATGATGCGCAAGCCGGCAGATATTTCTTTATTGACGAAAACGGATTGGAAGTAAACTAA
- a CDS encoding PKD-like family lipoprotein, with amino-acid sequence MMQYKFLYRLSFVCAAIIAIATVSGCYKDKGNYAYTTIAAPVVSHLDSIYNVYVGDSLVVKPVVTLPGVDNPNLSFQWTIEVPPISPADTNLVFTGNELHIVFGLGPQKYLVRFAITNNDNGMKYFHDFIINGQTAFSMGTTVLTDENGVTQVSFIKPDDSVQPRIYQAVNPGEELPGNPAQILAIPVAYQPPIQSYWVFGKSGENTGVEIDANTFKKIEYLRDNFFSAPDTALIPQNMFVDPLGVLSGVINGVLYSGTTSTWNEAPTYGMFDAGATGDYECSPEMVFNYTGTYGPGNFVGFDINRKQFLRFNLYGAATYFGTQYQVINDSLFNPTDLKMDLVHLQQINGGLCYAYCKAPDNDTLYELEFNAEFNGPFQITNMLKRPFAHPELITAATKWQATQNGIIYFNYQDKVYRYNPTNQDFRTVSAGFGGKTVTMVKVLDQNTLTVGVDGSIYYLDISTGKYGTLIKKIDGLPGKVIDMAYRAQ; translated from the coding sequence ATGATGCAATATAAATTTCTCTATCGCCTCTCTTTTGTATGTGCAGCTATTATTGCGATAGCGACTGTAAGCGGTTGTTATAAAGACAAAGGCAATTATGCTTATACAACTATTGCCGCGCCTGTTGTTTCTCATTTGGACAGCATTTATAATGTATATGTCGGCGACAGCCTTGTGGTAAAACCTGTAGTAACACTGCCTGGCGTGGACAACCCCAATCTGAGTTTTCAATGGACTATCGAAGTGCCGCCGATATCTCCGGCAGATACTAATCTTGTGTTCACAGGAAATGAACTGCATATTGTATTCGGGCTTGGTCCGCAAAAATATTTGGTGCGATTCGCTATTACCAATAATGATAATGGCATGAAGTATTTTCACGATTTTATCATCAACGGGCAAACGGCTTTCTCCATGGGAACAACCGTATTGACCGATGAAAACGGCGTAACGCAGGTATCTTTTATTAAGCCGGACGATTCCGTGCAGCCGAGAATATACCAGGCAGTGAATCCGGGCGAAGAACTGCCGGGCAATCCTGCGCAGATACTTGCTATTCCGGTAGCGTATCAGCCGCCGATTCAGAGCTATTGGGTATTTGGTAAAAGCGGCGAAAATACCGGTGTTGAAATTGATGCCAATACTTTTAAGAAAATAGAATACCTGAGAGATAATTTCTTCAGTGCGCCGGATACTGCACTCATTCCGCAAAATATGTTTGTTGATCCGCTTGGCGTTCTTTCCGGCGTTATCAATGGTGTGTTGTACAGTGGTACTACATCTACATGGAACGAAGCGCCCACTTATGGAATGTTTGATGCCGGAGCAACGGGCGATTACGAGTGTTCGCCGGAAATGGTATTTAATTACACGGGGACTTACGGTCCCGGAAATTTCGTAGGATTCGATATAAATCGTAAACAATTTCTGCGTTTCAATTTGTATGGAGCAGCTACTTATTTCGGTACGCAATATCAGGTTATTAATGATTCGCTGTTCAATCCTACCGACCTTAAAATGGATTTAGTTCACTTACAGCAAATCAACGGAGGACTTTGTTACGCCTACTGCAAAGCACCTGACAATGATACTTTGTACGAACTGGAGTTTAACGCAGAGTTTAATGGACCTTTCCAAATTACAAATATGCTTAAGCGCCCGTTTGCGCATCCTGAATTAATTACTGCTGCAACTAAATGGCAGGCTACGCAAAATGGTATTATTTATTTCAATTATCAGGATAAAGTATATCGTTACAATCCCACCAATCAGGATTTCAGAACAGTGAGTGCCGGTTTTGGCGGAAAAACAGTAACGATGGTAAAAGTGCTGGACCAAAATACTTTGACGGTAGGAGTTGATGGCAGCATTTATTATCTCGATATTAGTACAGGAAAATATGGAACGCTTATCAAAAAAATTGACGGGCTTCCCGGTAAAGTTATTGATATGGCTTATCGTGCGCAATAG
- a CDS encoding TlpA disulfide reductase family protein, whose amino-acid sequence MKINLIKSVAMQSAFLLLGGSIFAQHKMPFTASGHIEGLADGELYLAYGSFSNMRADTAQVTNGYFTFSDSLSEPSYGMLFNHDYTVKVDMFLDKGKVIINGNIDSSYDIRVSGSPVVNEYAAYNQSQMDLRKPVQVIYEKMIAAYKAGDSVSMKKYQADFNAARDEQSKQAVAMQVNYIKTHPNSNASAWELLHYLNDKTLEVSKQMYNAFSPVVKSSAMGKETGERIATLSRVEVGNNAPGFAQADENNKSVTLSSYKGKYVLLEFWASWCGPCRAESPNVLKAYKKYKDKGFDVLSVSLDHEKDKWVEAVKKDGLLWKQVSDLNGWKNAVAVLYGINAVPANFLIDPSGKIVAQDLRGDELNNKLATIFK is encoded by the coding sequence ATGAAAATCAATCTTATCAAATCAGTCGCAATGCAATCTGCTTTTCTGCTTTTGGGCGGAAGCATATTTGCGCAGCATAAAATGCCTTTTACTGCAAGCGGGCATATTGAAGGTCTTGCAGATGGAGAACTGTATCTCGCGTATGGCTCGTTCAGCAATATGCGCGCAGATACGGCGCAGGTAACAAATGGCTATTTCACATTCAGCGATTCGCTTTCCGAGCCGTCGTATGGAATGTTGTTTAATCACGATTACACGGTAAAAGTGGATATGTTTCTGGACAAAGGGAAAGTGATTATCAACGGGAATATCGATTCGTCTTATGACATCAGGGTTTCGGGAAGTCCTGTCGTAAACGAATATGCGGCGTACAATCAATCTCAAATGGATTTGAGAAAACCTGTTCAGGTAATTTACGAAAAAATGATAGCTGCATATAAAGCAGGCGATTCTGTAAGCATGAAAAAATATCAGGCGGACTTTAATGCTGCGCGCGACGAGCAAAGCAAGCAGGCTGTTGCAATGCAGGTTAATTATATAAAAACGCATCCGAACAGCAATGCAAGTGCATGGGAATTGCTGCACTATCTCAATGATAAAACATTAGAAGTAAGCAAGCAAATGTATAACGCGTTTTCTCCTGTTGTAAAATCTTCTGCAATGGGAAAAGAAACGGGCGAGAGAATTGCAACGCTTAGTCGTGTGGAAGTGGGAAATAACGCGCCGGGCTTTGCGCAGGCAGATGAAAACAATAAGTCCGTAACACTTTCTTCTTACAAGGGAAAATATGTGTTGCTGGAGTTTTGGGCAAGCTGGTGCGGACCTTGCCGCGCCGAAAGTCCGAATGTGCTGAAAGCATATAAAAAATACAAAGACAAGGGCTTTGATGTATTGTCCGTTTCGCTCGATCACGAAAAAGATAAATGGGTAGAAGCCGTTAAGAAAGACGGTTTGTTGTGGAAACAGGTTTCAGATTTGAACGGCTGGAAAAATGCCGTTGCCGTGCTTTACGGAATTAATGCAGTGCCTGCAAATTTTCTCATTGACCCATCGGGAAAAATAGTTGCGCAGGATTTGCGCGGCGATGAGCTTAACAACAAGCTGGCAACAATTTTTAAATAG
- a CDS encoding BlaI/MecI/CopY family transcriptional regulator → MKTLTRAEEQIMKAVWDVNQGFLKDIIDALPEPKPHTNTVATILKILIEKEFVSYEVFSRAHRYYPLVSREEYSKGSLNNFVSNYFKGSYKEAVSFLVKEKELSVKDLELLLKQLKKK, encoded by the coding sequence ATGAAAACATTAACTCGTGCCGAAGAGCAGATTATGAAAGCCGTTTGGGACGTTAATCAAGGTTTTTTAAAAGATATTATTGACGCGTTGCCCGAACCTAAACCTCACACCAATACCGTTGCTACTATTCTTAAAATTTTAATCGAAAAAGAATTTGTAAGTTACGAGGTATTTAGTCGTGCACACAGATATTATCCTTTGGTTTCCCGCGAAGAATATTCCAAAGGTTCGCTCAACAATTTTGTAAGCAATTATTTCAAAGGTTCGTACAAAGAAGCCGTTTCGTTCCTTGTAAAAGAAAAAGAACTGAGCGTAAAAGACCTCGAACTGTTGCTCAAGCAACTGAAGAAAAAATAA